The Thermodesulfobacteriota bacterium genome has a segment encoding these proteins:
- a CDS encoding SPFH domain-containing protein, translating to MGTDNLVFLEVLEWFDPTGRELAHRLPQRGSGELKIGAQVIVRDSQAAVFYTGGVACDALGPGRHTLV from the coding sequence ATGGGTACGGACAATCTGGTGTTCCTGGAGGTGCTGGAGTGGTTCGACCCCACGGGGCGCGAGCTTGCGCACCGCCTTCCCCAGCGGGGGTCGGGGGAGCTCAAGATCGGCGCCCAGGTCATCGTGCGCGACAGCCAGGCGGCGGTCTTCTACACGGGCGGCGTGGCGTGCGACGCCCTGGGCCCGGGGCGCCACACCCTGGTCA